From Solidesulfovibrio carbinoliphilus subsp. oakridgensis, the proteins below share one genomic window:
- the hcp gene encoding hydroxylamine reductase, with amino-acid sequence MFCYQCEQTAKGTGCDKMGVCGKQPDVSDLQDLVVYALTGLGQAAVAAKAEGKAVPLDTGRFFAKALFSTLTNVNFDPADFKPLIEETVARREALAKVLAASLPEGPATFRPALDLAGLTRQGAEHGLKNIPETNPDILSLKHTLIFGLKGVAAYADHAAILGQEDPAVYEFLYQGLADTFTTDKDLGAWVALVLKCGEVNLRTMELLDAANTGAYGHPVPTEVPLGAKAGKAILVSGHDLKDLKALLEQTAGLGINIYTHGEMLPAHGYPELKKHPHFYGHYGTAWQNQHKEFAAFPGAILMTTNCIQRPADSYLGNIFTTGLVGWPGATHVKNGEFGPVIEKAKAMPGFAADTDQGTVMTGFARNAIMSVAGTVIDAVKAGKIKHFFLVAGCDGAKPGRNYYTEFVEKAPADTIVLTLACGKFRFFDKKLGDIGGIPRLLDMGQCNDAYSAIQVAVALAKAFECGVNDLPLSMILSWYEQKAVAILLTLLHLGIKNMRLGPTLPAFLTPNVLNYLVANYDIKPISTPEEDLKAILG; translated from the coding sequence ATGTTTTGCTACCAGTGTGAACAGACGGCCAAAGGCACGGGATGCGACAAGATGGGCGTGTGCGGCAAACAGCCCGACGTCTCCGACCTGCAGGACCTGGTCGTCTACGCCCTGACCGGGCTCGGCCAGGCCGCCGTGGCCGCCAAGGCCGAAGGCAAGGCCGTGCCCCTCGACACCGGCCGCTTTTTCGCCAAGGCCCTTTTTTCCACCCTGACCAACGTCAACTTCGATCCGGCCGACTTCAAGCCCCTGATCGAGGAAACCGTGGCCCGGCGCGAAGCCCTGGCCAAGGTGCTGGCCGCCAGCCTGCCCGAAGGCCCGGCCACCTTCCGCCCGGCCCTGGACCTGGCCGGACTGACCCGGCAGGGCGCGGAGCATGGGCTTAAAAACATCCCCGAGACCAACCCGGACATCCTCTCGCTCAAGCACACCCTCATTTTCGGCCTCAAGGGCGTCGCCGCCTACGCCGACCACGCCGCCATCCTCGGCCAGGAAGACCCGGCCGTGTACGAATTCCTCTACCAGGGCCTGGCCGACACCTTCACCACGGACAAGGATCTCGGCGCCTGGGTGGCGCTGGTCCTCAAGTGCGGCGAAGTGAACCTGCGGACCATGGAGCTTCTCGACGCGGCCAACACCGGGGCCTACGGCCATCCGGTCCCGACCGAGGTGCCGCTCGGCGCCAAGGCCGGCAAGGCCATCCTGGTCTCGGGGCACGACCTCAAGGACCTCAAGGCCCTGCTCGAACAGACCGCCGGCCTTGGCATCAACATCTACACCCACGGCGAGATGCTGCCGGCCCACGGCTACCCGGAACTCAAAAAGCACCCGCACTTCTACGGCCACTACGGCACGGCCTGGCAGAACCAGCACAAGGAATTCGCGGCCTTCCCCGGCGCCATCCTCATGACCACCAACTGCATCCAGCGGCCGGCCGACAGCTACCTGGGCAACATTTTCACCACCGGCCTTGTCGGCTGGCCCGGCGCGACCCACGTCAAAAACGGCGAATTCGGCCCGGTGATCGAAAAAGCCAAGGCCATGCCCGGCTTCGCGGCCGACACCGACCAGGGCACGGTCATGACCGGCTTTGCCCGAAACGCCATTATGAGCGTGGCCGGCACGGTCATCGACGCGGTCAAGGCCGGCAAGATCAAGCACTTCTTCCTGGTCGCCGGCTGCGACGGAGCCAAGCCCGGCCGCAACTACTACACCGAGTTCGTGGAAAAGGCCCCGGCCGACACCATCGTGCTGACGCTGGCCTGCGGCAAGTTCCGCTTCTTCGACAAGAAGCTCGGCGACATCGGCGGCATTCCCCGGCTGCTCGACATGGGCCAGTGCAACGACGCCTATTCGGCCATCCAGGTGGCCGTGGCCCTGGCCAAGGCCTTCGAGTGCGGGGTCAACGACCTGCCCTTGTCCATGATCCTCTCCTGGTACGAGCAGAAGGCCGTGGCCATCCTCCTGACCCTGCTCCACCTCGGCATCAAGAACATGCGCCTCGGACCCACGCTCCCGGCCTTCCTGACGCCAAACGTCCTCAACTACCTGGTCGCCAACTACGACATCAAGCCCATCAGCACGCCCGAAGAGGACCTCAAAGCCATCCTCGGCTAG
- a CDS encoding ATP-binding protein, with translation MKRKIIEIDESLCNGCGQCVTGCAEGALEIQDGVAKIVADHFCDGLGACIGHCPTGALQIIERDAPEFDEAAVEERLAELKQQEKGCRPGGCPGSAAMSLLAPQASPDSGAPQAANPPLTPCQQANLPGIQAPAAGSALSSWPIKLRLVPPNAPFLNGARLLLTSDCVPPAFPAFHSAFLPGRVALLGCPKFDDVDSYLEKLTAILNANDIKDVTVLQMEVPCCAGMSRLAARAVALSGKDVPVTQVVVGRMGDVKSVDVIDTRKIPFGMAR, from the coding sequence ATGAAACGCAAGATCATCGAAATAGACGAATCGCTCTGCAACGGCTGCGGCCAGTGCGTCACGGGTTGCGCCGAAGGGGCCCTCGAAATCCAGGACGGGGTGGCCAAGATCGTGGCCGACCATTTCTGCGACGGGCTCGGGGCCTGCATCGGCCACTGCCCGACCGGGGCCCTGCAGATCATCGAACGCGACGCCCCGGAATTCGACGAGGCGGCCGTGGAAGAGCGGCTGGCGGAACTGAAGCAGCAGGAAAAGGGATGCAGGCCCGGCGGCTGCCCGGGCAGCGCGGCCATGTCCCTGCTTGCGCCCCAGGCGTCCCCGGACTCCGGCGCCCCCCAGGCGGCCAACCCGCCGCTCACGCCCTGCCAGCAGGCCAACCTGCCCGGCATCCAGGCGCCGGCGGCCGGCTCGGCCCTGTCCTCCTGGCCGATCAAGCTGCGGCTCGTGCCGCCCAATGCCCCGTTTTTAAACGGCGCCCGCCTGCTTCTCACATCCGACTGCGTGCCGCCGGCCTTCCCGGCCTTTCACTCGGCCTTTCTGCCCGGCCGGGTGGCCCTGCTCGGCTGCCCCAAATTCGACGACGTGGACAGTTACCTGGAAAAGCTGACCGCCATCCTGAACGCCAACGACATCAAGGACGTGACGGTCCTGCAGATGGAAGTGCCCTGCTGCGCCGGCATGTCGCGCCTGGCCGCCCGGGCCGTGGCCCTGTCCGGCAAGGACGTGCCCGTGACCCAGGTCGTCGTCGGCCGGATGGGGGACGTCAAAAGCGTGGACGTGATCGATACGCGAAAGATCCCCTTCGGCATGGCCAGGTAA
- a CDS encoding cupin domain-containing protein, which yields MKKLNIFEEGPFKDSGYGMLWVHDSANFRIVNFNFRAGQTLPVHAHEVDGELSIVVLEGEGEFLGAEGASQPAKAGDVLVCPIATPHGLKATTEMRVLVTLAPPA from the coding sequence ATGAAAAAGCTCAATATCTTCGAGGAAGGCCCGTTTAAGGATTCCGGCTACGGCATGCTCTGGGTCCACGACTCGGCCAACTTCCGCATCGTCAACTTCAACTTCCGGGCCGGCCAAACCCTGCCGGTCCATGCCCACGAGGTGGACGGCGAGCTGTCCATCGTGGTGCTCGAAGGCGAGGGGGAATTCCTCGGCGCGGAGGGAGCCTCCCAGCCGGCCAAGGCCGGCGACGTGCTGGTCTGCCCCATTGCCACGCCCCACGGCCTCAAGGCCACGACCGAGATGCGGGTGCTTGTGACCCTCGCCCCGCCGGCCTGA
- a CDS encoding DUF1501 domain-containing protein, translating into MRRREVLEFLAGLGLAGLLGPAGALAARRGRGGKGPEARTPGKAGEAGKPSWRAGKQLVVVLLQGGPDGLSVAAPTGDPLYRYLRPTTGLARDCGGPDLGRGFVLHPAMAALAPYYAKKNLAVIPACGLAGVPAVHAGAMAAFARGGAGAAKGGRGGWLGRLSLALGGGGGQMLVASQSEAYAGAPHYNMIAPGRGPSLPGLPVEDQTLFEAEARLFAGKEPLARSFMAGREARQDLLARLLEESRRAAAGAIPAPAFPDFAERFGRELAKRRDAALAFVAVGGFDTHSGQGGATGYLADRLGDAAQGLANLAVGLGRAFEDTVVVALGEFGRSARENGFGGTDNGQGGTMLVLGGPVAGGLVHGDWPGLAAHRLAGGRDIAVATDWRDVAARLAVRHLGLPEARVGEIFPGFSPASAPPPVLG; encoded by the coding sequence GTGCGACGACGGGAGGTGTTGGAATTCCTGGCCGGGCTGGGGCTGGCCGGCCTGCTGGGGCCGGCCGGGGCCTTGGCGGCGCGCCGCGGCCGGGGCGGCAAGGGCCCGGAAGCCAGGACGCCGGGCAAGGCCGGCGAGGCGGGAAAGCCCTCCTGGCGGGCAGGCAAGCAGCTCGTGGTGGTGCTCCTCCAAGGCGGGCCGGACGGCCTGTCCGTGGCCGCGCCAACGGGCGATCCGCTCTACCGCTACCTGCGCCCGACCACGGGCCTGGCCCGGGACTGCGGCGGCCCGGACCTCGGCCGGGGTTTTGTCCTCCACCCGGCCATGGCCGCCCTGGCGCCGTATTACGCCAAAAAGAACCTGGCCGTGATCCCGGCCTGCGGCTTGGCCGGCGTCCCGGCCGTCCACGCCGGGGCCATGGCGGCCTTTGCCCGGGGCGGGGCCGGGGCGGCCAAGGGCGGCCGCGGCGGCTGGCTCGGCCGGCTGTCCCTGGCCCTTGGCGGCGGGGGCGGCCAGATGCTGGTGGCCAGCCAGAGCGAGGCCTATGCCGGAGCGCCCCACTACAACATGATCGCCCCGGGCCGGGGGCCGTCCCTGCCCGGCCTTCCGGTCGAGGACCAGACGCTTTTCGAAGCCGAGGCCCGGCTTTTTGCCGGCAAGGAACCGCTGGCCAGGTCCTTCATGGCCGGCCGGGAGGCCAGGCAGGACCTGCTGGCCAGGCTGCTCGAGGAGTCGCGCCGGGCGGCGGCCGGGGCCATCCCCGCGCCGGCCTTTCCGGATTTTGCCGAGCGGTTCGGCCGGGAGCTGGCCAAACGCCGGGACGCGGCCCTGGCTTTCGTGGCCGTGGGCGGCTTCGACACCCATTCCGGCCAGGGCGGGGCCACGGGCTATCTGGCCGACCGCCTGGGCGACGCGGCCCAGGGGCTGGCCAATCTGGCCGTGGGCCTCGGCAGGGCCTTCGAGGACACGGTGGTCGTGGCCCTTGGGGAATTCGGGCGCAGCGCCCGGGAGAACGGCTTTGGCGGCACGGACAACGGCCAGGGCGGGACCATGCTGGTCCTTGGCGGGCCGGTGGCGGGCGGCCTGGTCCACGGCGACTGGCCCGGCCTGGCCGCCCACCGCCTGGCCGGCGGCCGGGACATCGCCGTGGCCACGGACTGGCGGGATGTGGCGGCCCGCCTTGCCGTCAGGCACCTGGGCCTGCCGGAGGCGCGGGTCGGGGAGATTTTCCCGGGGTTTTCGCCGGCCTCCGCGCCGCCGCCCGTGCTGGGGTAG
- a CDS encoding DUF1800 domain-containing protein, which translates to MLGLLAFFAFLAVASPSRADDPAAPARVLHAVNRLTYGPAPGDLARVAGMGVPAFIAGQLDPDRLDEPPALAEALARLPTEAMDTVALFREYGPGAASGSPAGPEAMRRTFDRAGLAALEAARARLTRAILSKRQLYELMVAFWSDFFSLGAKKGLAHLWVGSFEREAIRPHAMGRFLDLLAATAMHPAMLIARDNWKNVVHRDGGGPVKEAIDPTYAAILLAHQTLGPGGPQKPADTLALARILTGWRVGAARGASDTGGFYFDVGLHDPADKVFLGHTIKGSGLAEGVEALRVLAEHPATAQTVCRRLVAYFLADEPPAPLVARLAGVFAKSGGDIRETLRALFDSPEFFDPKYLGARLKSPLRQAVSAVRALGAVPDDATALAGALAGLGQPLYEADGPEGYPVTTAGWQKPDGLVRRVSFAGDLATGRIPGLGLAPGKTSEAALAATLGPGLSETTRQAAARAAAAGPAVILGSPDFMRY; encoded by the coding sequence TTGCTTGGGCTGCTGGCCTTCTTCGCGTTTCTGGCCGTCGCCTCCCCGTCCCGGGCCGACGATCCGGCCGCGCCCGCCAGGGTGCTCCACGCCGTCAACAGGCTGACCTATGGTCCGGCCCCGGGCGATCTGGCCCGGGTGGCCGGGATGGGCGTACCCGCCTTCATCGCCGGCCAGCTCGACCCCGACCGCCTGGACGAGCCCCCGGCCCTGGCCGAGGCCCTGGCCCGGCTCCCCACCGAAGCCATGGACACGGTGGCCCTTTTTCGCGAATACGGTCCGGGCGCGGCCTCCGGCTCCCCGGCCGGACCCGAGGCCATGCGCCGCACCTTCGACCGGGCCGGCCTGGCCGCCCTGGAAGCGGCCCGGGCCCGGCTGACCCGGGCCATCCTGTCCAAACGCCAGCTCTACGAACTCATGGTCGCCTTTTGGAGCGACTTTTTCAGCCTGGGCGCCAAGAAAGGCCTGGCCCACCTGTGGGTCGGGTCGTTCGAGCGCGAGGCCATCCGGCCCCACGCCATGGGCCGGTTCCTCGACCTGCTCGCCGCCACGGCCATGCACCCGGCCATGCTCATCGCCCGCGACAACTGGAAAAACGTGGTCCACCGCGACGGCGGCGGACCCGTCAAGGAAGCCATCGACCCGACCTACGCCGCCATCCTCCTGGCCCACCAGACCCTCGGCCCGGGCGGACCGCAGAAACCGGCCGACACCCTGGCCCTGGCCCGCATCCTGACCGGCTGGCGTGTGGGCGCGGCCCGAGGCGCGTCCGACACCGGCGGCTTCTATTTCGACGTGGGCCTGCACGACCCGGCCGACAAGGTGTTTCTCGGCCACACCATCAAGGGCTCGGGACTGGCCGAGGGCGTCGAGGCCCTGCGCGTGCTCGCCGAACACCCGGCCACGGCCCAGACCGTCTGCCGCCGGCTGGTCGCCTATTTCCTGGCCGACGAGCCGCCGGCCCCCCTGGTCGCCCGGCTGGCCGGCGTCTTCGCCAAGTCCGGCGGCGACATCCGCGAAACCTTGCGGGCGCTTTTCGACAGCCCGGAATTTTTCGATCCCAAATACCTGGGCGCGCGCCTCAAATCGCCCCTGCGCCAGGCCGTGTCGGCCGTGCGCGCCCTGGGCGCCGTACCCGACGACGCCACGGCCCTGGCCGGTGCCCTGGCCGGCCTCGGCCAGCCGCTCTACGAGGCCGATGGCCCGGAAGGCTATCCCGTCACCACCGCCGGCTGGCAAAAGCCCGACGGCCTGGTCCGGCGCGTCTCCTTTGCCGGCGACCTGGCTACCGGCCGCATCCCGGGCCTCGGCCTCGCCCCGGGCAAGACTTCCGAAGCCGCCCTGGCCGCAACCCTCGGCCCCGGCCTCTCGGAAACCACCCGCCAGGCCGCCGCCCGCGCCGCCGCCGCCGGCCCGGCCGTGATTTTGGGATCGCCGGATTTTATGCGATATTAG